The nucleotide sequence GCCAGCCCAAAGGTTAAGCCGCCAAACCCCCAGAGCACGCCCCAGAAGTACACCCAGAACAGCGTGCTGCTATCGGTCTGGCGCAACACGTCCGTTAGGTTCGGGATGGTGAGGAAACCGAGCAACCACGGAACCAGCAGCCACGAAACGATGCCGCCTACCAACCAGTAGCTTTCCCATGACCACCCTTTTACCTTTTTATAAGGCAGGTAGAAACTGCCGGATGCAAAGCCGCCCAATGCGTGAAAGATAACTCCCCAGATTACAGCCATAGTCGTATGCTTTTCAACAAATCTGCCCTATATACCACTATAAACTGTCCTGTGCTCTCCTGAGCAATTGGCAAAGCGCAGAAGCGCCTGATTTTCACAGGCTACTGGGTTCTATCCCACAAAAAAAGCTCCTAGCCACTCCGCAAGTAAGGAGTAACTAGGAGCCGAAGCGTACGGGTTTGCAGCAATGCCCAGGCCCCACTTTGCCGAACAGAACAAGGTAGAAAAGTAGTTTCTCTTACTCTCCGCCGCTGCTGACGGCCTTAGAGGCATCGGCCGGCCGCACCGTGGGGTACTTGATGCCAAGCTGCTCTAAGTACGTTTTATACTTCGCCGGATTGTAGTAGTACTTCTTCATCTGAGGCCGATATTCTGCCATAATCCGCTCGTTGAGGGTAATAGCGGGCTTATCGGTTTTGGAAATCAGAGGCGTGTACTTGGTGTTCTTGGTTTGCACCTCGTTGAAGTACGCCCAGGCCTCCTTCAGGATTTCCGGTTTCACCAGCATGTCCAGCAGTGTCATGGCCTCGGCTTTGGCACCGGCCGTTACACCTTTGTGCGCAATGGGCGTGGCCATGGAAATAGCATTCGACCAGTGGTGGCCCGGCAAGCCCGGAATATTGGACGGGTAGCGCAGCACGATGGTAGGCACGTTCCAGGATATATCGGCAATGTCGTCGGAGCCGCCCCCAATAGAGAATTCCTCGGGCTTGTTGAGCGTGTCCAGCTTCATGGCTAGGCCATCAATGGGCTTGTTGCGCCGGTCGGTTTTGGGCGCTTTCATTTCCACTTGCGTGGCTCGGGCCAGCACTTGGTCGTCGGCGCTCCAGGTGGGCAGTCCTACCGTCCGGATGTTCTGGTACATGGTTTCGGCCATGGGCTTGTTCATGTGGCCGGGCCAGGCGCTGCCCAGCACTTCGTGCGTGACGGTGGTGTTGGTCATCAAGGCAGCGCCTTCGGCCATCTTCTGGGCATCGGCATACATCTGCATGATTTTGGGGTAGGTCCGGTCGCGGAGGTAGTACCACACTGATGCCTTGGAGGGTACCACGTTGGGCTGGTCGCCGCCGTCGGGAATCACGTAGTGCGAGCGTTGGGTTACTTCCATGTGCTCCCGGTGGAAGTTCCAGCCGATGTCCATCAACTCCACGGCATCCAGGGCGCTGCGGCCCCGCCACGGCGCACCCGCCGAGTGGGCTGCCTGCCCCTCGAAGTTGAACTTCACGGAAATCATGCCGTTGCCCCCACCATCGCCATACGACACGCCCAGGTTGTCGGCAACGTGGGTGAAAATGCAGGCATCTACGTCTTTAAAGTATCCGTCGCGGACATAGAATGCCTTGGCGCCGAGCTGTTCTTCCGCCACCCCGGGCCAGAGCATAAGCGTGCCCGGAATCTTTTCGCGCTCCATTATTTTCTTAAGCGCCAATACTGCCGTGATATTCAGCGGCTCGCCGGAGTTGTGCCCTTCGCCGTGCCCCGGCGCGCCCGCCACAATAGGGTCGTGGTAGGCTACGCCGGGCTTCTGCGACGCCTTCGGGATGCAGTCGATGTCGCTGCCGATGGCAATG is from Hymenobacter tibetensis and encodes:
- a CDS encoding peptidase dimerization domain-containing protein, producing MKKNFTFFRRLVGVGCLLGTLALPQRGAAQTTMSPAKLEALKKELATEIDKQQKATQQMVDMVFSFGELGFQEVETSRYLTGILKKNGFTIEQGIAGVPTAWTAKWGSGKPLIAIGSDIDCIPKASQKPGVAYHDPIVAGAPGHGEGHNSGEPLNITAVLALKKIMEREKIPGTLMLWPGVAEEQLGAKAFYVRDGYFKDVDACIFTHVADNLGVSYGDGGGNGMISVKFNFEGQAAHSAGAPWRGRSALDAVELMDIGWNFHREHMEVTQRSHYVIPDGGDQPNVVPSKASVWYYLRDRTYPKIMQMYADAQKMAEGAALMTNTTVTHEVLGSAWPGHMNKPMAETMYQNIRTVGLPTWSADDQVLARATQVEMKAPKTDRRNKPIDGLAMKLDTLNKPEEFSIGGGSDDIADISWNVPTIVLRYPSNIPGLPGHHWSNAISMATPIAHKGVTAGAKAEAMTLLDMLVKPEILKEAWAYFNEVQTKNTKYTPLISKTDKPAITLNERIMAEYRPQMKKYYYNPAKYKTYLEQLGIKYPTVRPADASKAVSSGGE